The genomic DNA AATATTGCTGGGTATTGTTAGCACTAACTTTTATATACTCATTACTATTTTCTTAATTATATGCTATATACTTGTACTATATTAATTTCCCGATATATTTTATAAGATCCAAGATTCTACATGAATAAGCCCATTCATTATCATACCAAGCTATAATTTTAGCTAAATTACCATCTATTACCAGTGTAGATAATCCATCAACAATAGAAGAATAGGCATTACCGTTAAAATCTCTGGAAACTAAAGGTTCCTCAGTAAAATCTAAAATACCTTTTAAACTTTTCTGGGTAGCTTCCTTAAAAGATTGGTTAATTTCTTCCGGATTAGTTTTCTTGCTTAGTAGTACTACTAGATCCACAACAGAAACGTTAGGGGTGGGAACACGAAAAGCCATACCGGTTAATTTTCCCTTTAATTCCGGAATCACTAAACTCGTTGCTTGTGCTGCTCCGGTAGTAGTGGGGATCATGGAAAGCGCCGCTGCTCTTGCCCTTCTTAAGTCTTTATGTGGTAGGTCCATTAAATTCTGATCTGCAGTATAAGAATGTATGGTAGTCATAACCCCTTTCTCAATTCCAAATATATCGTTTAGAACTTTTGCAACCGGTGCAAGACAGTTAGTTGTGCAGGAAGCATTGGAAATTATATGGTGCTTTTCAGGTATATATTTATCTTCATTTACACCTACTACTATCGTTATGTCCTCTCCTTTAGCCGGTGCAGATATAATTACCTTATTTGCTCCAGCAGTTAAGTGTTTTGAAGCTCCTTCTCTATCTCTAAAAATCCCGGTAGATTCAATAACAATTTCTGCTCCCAAATCCTTCCAGGGAAGGTTAGAGGGATCCCTTTCACTCAATACTTTCATTCTTCTCCCACCTACTAAAA from Candidatus Atribacteria bacterium includes the following:
- the gap gene encoding type I glyceraldehyde-3-phosphate dehydrogenase, whose amino-acid sequence is MTIKVGINGFGRIGRNVFRAGLKEKEINFVAVNDITDAKTLAHLLKYDSVHGTLPEVKLENDNILVGGRRMKVLSERDPSNLPWKDLGAEIVIESTGIFRDREGASKHLTAGANKVIISAPAKGEDITIVVGVNEDKYIPEKHHIISNASCTTNCLAPVAKVLNDIFGIEKGVMTTIHSYTADQNLMDLPHKDLRRARAAALSMIPTTTGAAQATSLVIPELKGKLTGMAFRVPTPNVSVVDLVVLLSKKTNPEEINQSFKEATQKSLKGILDFTEEPLVSRDFNGNAYSSIVDGLSTLVIDGNLAKIIAWYDNEWAYSCRILDLIKYIGKLI